The DNA segment TTGTTGTTTGAGTATGAGACTGCattcttaacatttaaattgcatgtttaaaaaGAATTTTCCATTTACAAAGTCAGTAAATTCATATGGCTGGTGTATAATGAAAAAGGTTTCCATcgtaatatataagaaatcagttaccaaaatatgacattttacaaTAACATGACTTGGACATATTAGAGAAGCTTTGTGAGACGTCTGATTTTGAAATCTACTCTCTTTTATGTGAAAACCGTTTGAAATATTAGTTGGTGTACATGTAAATGTACCACAAACATGCATGTACAAAAGAATGTATTTCTGTTGAAACTAAGTATGTGCTCATAATGTACACGTAGTTtgtaatgtttattgttttatttagaaaTCAGAGTTAGTGATATTTACTACCTAAACGCCCTGAAATGATTTTCTGTTTTGTACCGAGCTTATCAAagataatttttgttattttgttctatatttaatttaatcatgccagaatttacattttcttataaatacaaatatcatcAAGTTTGACGTTATATGGTAATGTCAGCAATATATTTATCTGACGCAAACAATTGTTAGATTTTACAGTCAATTGAAGGTATgtatctgtttgttgaccttgtCTTAAATATAGCTGAATTATAGTAATCGCCGTCTAATGTCCTCGGTGATCAGTCTCATCCGCTGGATTATACACATTCCAGAAATGTACTTtgtgcttttttgtttgtttctgtactGAGAACAAATCTCTGAATGTCCTGTCGCAATTTTGAACGTCCGGtgagaagcaaaaaaaaaaaaaaaaaaaaaaaaaaaaaagttaaaatgaataatgtaatGATCCGGCCATATGTTTTCCTCCCTTACCAGAAAGAAACCATTCTTCTGCTGTATAGTTAAGTTTCTGTACTCTTGTTACCATTAATACACAAAATTAATTCTCACTTAACatcaacaaaatcattttcttttatgAAATTCATTGTAATGTTATAAACAACAGACGCATAAAACGAAAGTAGAGATAAAATATCAGACGCAAACAAATGTGTGATTTAGCAGTCGTTTGAAGACGGTTATCTGTTTGTTATTCTTGTCTTGGAATAAAGAATAATTAGAATAACACCTATTGTCCAGCAAATTAGTGCAAACCGCTTCTGGGCTGAGTCCTGCTTAGAAATTAAGATATATTACAAAAAGTAGGTGTGTCAAGTATCTAAACGTGCCTGAAATAAAGcgtgaaaatgtatttttttgttagACAACCTTAATCTAGCCTAAGCCTTTGGTATAATAATTACCAAAGTGTATCTTCTAGCGTACAAAGTGTAACCTACCTGAAtggtaaaaatataagaaatgaagaaGTTTCTGCAAACAATTGTTGTATTTCCAGGTCGACGTTGCCGGGTTAATATAGATGAATGTGAGTCAAACCCATGTCACAATTCCAGTACCTGTGTTGATGGTAGCGGCGGATACGAGTGTGTCTGTATCCCGGGTAGAAGCGGAATCAACTGTGACATTGATACCGATGAGTGCGCTTCAAATCCATGTCTCAGCGGTGGTGTATGTACTGATTATTTCAACAGGTAGAGTCAAATTTGTTTTCGCTACCGATTGATCAATAAGACTCAACATAACATGCAGAATCTTATAACTCAAAAAGTCAGATCAATTTAAATTGTGTTTCACTAACACTGATTCTGAAAAAGAGGAATAATGGGACTTACTGCTTTTGAAGATTTGTCGTTTTGGATCATGGagaatatttaattttactttaatagAATTCCACTGAAGCCGGTTCTATGGGGGCATaaggcgtgttgcacatttcattacctctcatgaacagattcaatcaataaaatctgtaaaatgatcatttggaagcaaagaatgcaaccaagaagaataatagcagactaggtttgattgagtctgttcatgtgaggtaatgaaatttacaacacctctcacgccccctagcaccggcttaagcggaactctattacatatatgttgaatggactccatgatcccaaaggaccagaaaatataacaacactgaatccaaaccgagtctgctattatgttgcttggttacgTTCTGTGCTTCCAGAGgatatttcaacatatttcattAACTATAACAACAAGAGTttttaagtgccatgtggtgTCTGTAAAAGGTCTACCTGTACTTGcactcagtgctgttatattttctggtcctttgggatcatagagaacatacaattttacttaaatagaGTACCGCTAAGAAGAAAGCCGGCACTAGGGTGCGTGAGGGTGTTGCATAtatcattacctgtcatgaaaaGTCAATACTCAAAACGAGTTGCTTGGTTGCGTGCTATGCTTCTAATGGGTCAGTCTATAGAGTTTTAATGCTGTTGGTAAAGTGAAAAATTTGAATAACATCATTATAGATAACCGTTCCTTTACACtattaaaatacactgaaaaattgATACATGTAAGATATtcactgaatttatttttaagtcGTACTAACAGtgtaaaagtaatgtaaaaaaagaaaagaaaaataataaaaagaacaacgacaacaacaaaaagttGCATTGAACATTACATATACATTAACAGTTcaataaaaattaagattttctCCCTGTTCTCTATCTACATACTTTGATACATTATATTTCTGATAGAGTTCAATGTAATGGACAATGTACATTTCCCCcttaaattagtttttaaaagaatatattgcaaatgaataaagtaataaaatgtcgCTTTAACACTTTTAACGTAAAATAATCTTGTAAACGTTGTATTGGCAGAGCGGTATATTCAACCAATGGACTAATTTTTCCAGATTTGAATGTAATTGTACGGATACAGGATTCACGGGTATGATGTGTGATATTAGTATTGATGACTGTGCGTCAAACGCATGCGCGTATAACAGTTCCTGTGTTGATGGAATCAACGGATACACGTGCGCCTGTATCCCTGGTAGAACCGGGATCCACTGTGACATCGATATTGATGACTGTGATTCAGAGCCATGTCTCAATGGTGGATTGTGTATTGATCATATGGACAGGTAGAGCCAATTTCGTCTTTGCTATTTtgaacccttagcctgctaaatttgtatCATGAACTGGTCCGTTATTCAATTTGGGCGATACCCTTGATTATTAGACGGggtgttgactgaaaatttactgagagaatagcgaacagtgcatgccatgatcaacctgcacggacggaatcatttgccgccagcaggctaaaggttaaagttcaGAACAAGGTATTGTGTCTAGTAGAATGTTAAGTAGGTTGTATTACATTTGAGTAATACTGCTCCTGAAAGATTAAGAAGTGACATAGCCAGtatgataaataaattaaatactaaCGCTGATATAACACAGTCAGTTGTTTATTTTCCAGGTTCCTTTAAAATAAGTGACATGCCACGGACTCTAAGTTAGCTTTTGTTTTTACTCCAAAACCAGATTCTGTTTCAGACCTCAAGAATATTACAACATATATAGTACAACAGTTCAGTGGTTCGGAAGTACGTTATATATGAATCATGTCATGCAGCCACTCGGTATCTGTAGGGTTGTGTTCTAATGAGATACCTGTCTGTAGCATAGCAGAAGATCTGATgagtaatttgatatttataattagTAAGCATGCACAATACACCTATCTTACTTGTATGCAAACAAAGGCTATGTTAGTTGTCGAGGTCATGGTGtcgttatatgagccgtgccatggaaaaatcaacatagtggctttgcgaccagcatggatccagaccagcctgcgcatccgcgcagtctggtcaggatccatgctgttcgctaaaagtgtctctaatagcaataggctttgaaagcgaacagcatggatcctgaccagactgcgcggatgcgcaggctggtcgcaaagccactatgttgattttcccgtggcacggctcatattacagTTAACTGAAGCATATTGCTATCATAGTCTTAATGTGATTCATATTCGTATATGTTGTTATGGTAAAGCACCATTTTAAGTCCCGGTGTTACATTAACAGttctatttttttcagatttgtttgtaATTGTACGGGGACAGGTTTCACGGGTGTGACATGTGATGTTAATACAGATGACTGTGAATATCCGCCCTGCATAAACGGAGCTATGTTCAACATGACATTTCTAGCggattttgtatttgttttgttaaaccTACTTTATATACAGGAAGTGAAGTGACTTTCAAGCTTGTCGCTGAAATGATGATAGTTCAACACTATAGAACTAATTTGTCAACATATATGCATGTATTTATGTAAAGATGCTGCTTCTGCACAATGTAGTCATTTACGCagatatggaaaaatatatttttataataattttcattATAGAATGTCTTTATCTAGACTTGATTAACTAGCCATTACATTTTTATACtttatcaaatgtaaactttttatttactttaacgGTCATTTGATGTTCACGCACATGATTAACTGTCATGGTCATTAGATATTCATACACTTGATTCACTATCATGGTCAATTGATAttcacaatttatttatttttatagtcaTTGACATTTAACTTACTGTCATGGtcattaaatattcatatttgaTTTACTGTCTTATCGAAAGACATCAATGTACGAGTAGTATAATTGCACATCTTTGTTGATAATTTTGGCAAAGAGGCAGGTCCAGTACGACAgcgaatagatgcattttccatGATTCAGAGAATGTCGCCTCATTCTAAATGCTTCCTTAACATAGTGAGCACTCTTAAGCATATGTTTGCTACTACTTGTTGACAATATATTTGCAAACTTTTGCAAAGTGGGCCATGGGTTATatcctaaatatttatttattatatctaCATATTTTGGACAACAGAGAagaaaatggtattctgattcaACAGcgttacatgtacataatttgCATTTTCGATCATTTcgttcaatatttaaaaatacataaatgtgttttgaattttctgaaataatcaaACTTGGGCATATTCTGAATACAAGTATTCCAGTTTTGAATATATTGATCTCGTAGACGCTGCTTAAACAAAGGCAAATAGTTAACATTCGTATTAGATTTTAACTACACATCCCCAAAACCTGGACTATCTAgtaaacaaattttacaaattcCCAATGATAACTTGATTGTCGCCGAGACGCGAGGACGAgtccatttcatgataactgataaaataacaattcataaagCTTACACATTACTTGACTAGTATTTGTtcatttaaactatttattaagTATACGGAAATATAGCTGAGTCGGATTAAATGCAGATAACAATTGGATATGAGCAAATCATTTTAggagttcgaatcctcatgaagattttttcagatttttgttttgtttttctaattcGTTTTCATTGTTGTTAccttttatttgtttctttctttgatggtttgtatttgcatataaTATCTTTATATAGTTCATTATTCGCTTAATTGCACACATTTAATAAATATTCtgtcatctttgatataatgctaaaCCTTTCtaatctgccatatcggctttagattTTCTGTCCTGTTGTCACAGAGTAAATGAAGgaatctattttttttcaaagcaaaaagaaaatatgaattaaatgtcgatgctgagtttcgaacccacacggcaaaatacatgtttaacatggACAGTGTGCTTTACCTCTGAGCTTATTTGTAATTGGTATTAAAGCTAGAAATATTTAGACTTTAACATGTTAGAACAttttgaattccctatgttccattttaatctatgtaaagtcatgtttgtaaataacaagttatcgttggggcatagtacatgTTTTGCCCAATTAACATCCATATTACTACTGCATAGAtctacaaacattttatacatggaTGTATCCTGGTTTTTCATTAGTTTCAGCCAGTATTTCAGAAGTCTCTCTACAATAACTGAAAGGGGAAATCTATCTAACTCTTCAAAAACAGCTACATTTTGTGTTTGTTGGCGTACGCTAAGAATATTTCTACAAAACTTTACATGGGttttatcaatttctttattatcaTAAATGCCCCATACCTCTGCGTTGCATTACAACATTGGTAACACTAAGAGTCAAAGAGTGACCATTTAGTTCTTATATCTAAATTTACCCCACTAAATAATCCTTGCTAACAAGTATGTGCTTTCAAGGCTTGATCGGACAATGACTTAACAGCATTTTTTATACTTCCAGTATAAGCAAAATTAACACCTAGATAACAAAAGTGATCCACCACTTCAATTGGTTCGCCATTTACGAACCATCGAAGGTCGTGTCTCTGTTTACGTTtttcaaatatacatattttagctTTATTAGCATTAATGTTCAATCCCCACTTTAAGAATATTTATACACTGAATCTAGCTGGGCTTGTAAAGTACGTGGATCGTTGTGAATAACGctatatcatctgcaaaaagtaacATATACATACATCAACTGCATTTGAGAACATTAGCTCATTACTGTTGTTGTTATGTTTTGTGGAATTGTATTTCATTGTTTCTTAGCAAGTATCTACATTAAATATTACAAACTCTTTTAGTTGTTAatactatataattattataagtcATTTTATTTGTACAGTGTCTATAAGAAATTAAAAcactattgatattaaaatgcagggccgtaggaacagggGGAGGAGGGGGGCAGGGggacgcccccccccccccccccccaataattTGACCGTGTATGGTAACAGTCTTagcaattaattattttttaacagcGAGTCCATTTCAGCTGTGACCTGTCACCAGACATGCAGTTTTATAATTGTATTGTTAACGTTATTAATgtcaaatcaaaacagaaaaacatgtaaaaatgataaaaacgccTTAGAAAATCGTTTTTTTTGTCGGACCTTAGCCCGAGAATAAGGTGAGTGGTTTTATACTTTTCTTATTATActgtattcatttgaaaatgtcaaaacatggggtatattgtatatgaaaTTGCAGTGGTAAAAGTGGTCTTAAATGCTCCCAAAATGCCcaagaatgcaggaaatgaagcgctgaatttcaaaattttcaagggtAGCATGCACTCGGAACCCCTCTAGCTGGTcccctacttttctatttcagtcgGCTGATTTTTATAATGTTGCCCCCACCccaaatctgaaaatgcttcctgcAGGCCTGGTACAACTTTAGTATGTCTACTCTATATCAAGCTAAACTAACCTACTTCTAAGGTTGTATTAGCCCCCCGCTGAGCTCAGTAGGGcgagcgcagatctacgaatcTTATTTATTTGGGGAAGAACTGGTTAGTACTGgaacggaatccaggaacacttgttacgTTAACTGTCCCCGTTATATaatagaaatactgttgaaacaacGGCGATAAACcttaaacaaagaaagaaacaaacaaaattgtatttCTAGTAGcaaagttattaaaaaaatgcaAGTGCACCGGCTCAAATCTCTATAAATGACGAAACGAAGAACTGGAAAGAACTGGAAGCTGTATGAGAAATCATTAATGGACAATAGAAGAACAATGTAGCTTTTAAATAATACTGCGACGGAAGAAGCTATGGATGTTGACAGGTAGGATACATAAGAAGAATGTGCAGGCAAATATGATGAAAAACATTAAGCGTGTTTCTTTTCAGAagcatttaatatacatgtatatggccTAGACTTATCTTTTTAATAGAAGCAGGACTGAGTTTCAACTTataaacaaaggaataaaagtaaCTTCCAAACTTACATAGTGAAAAAACAAGCACAATGATCCATTAGGAATAGCTACCGTACCAGAAACCAGTCTCTTTAAAACGGGTTTAAAGCCATGTTTAGATAAAGATGAGACTATAGTTtgactgttttaacactaagaaAGACAATTTTAAAACTCATGACGATTGGATGCCATATTCTGTGAATGGAGCACACATTGACTATTGTGTATGGGAAGTACTACTGAGAACGGCTGGAGAAGCACAATTTAAACACTCTAAAGGGAAGTCATTATCTCTTGATGACATGTGGAAGAAATTTGACAATTATCTATTAAAACATTGGCCTCTTGGTATAAGTGTTGCCGTATGATTTTAAATAGTGTTGtacattatgaaaaaaatacaatttagacctagacttttcaaatatttagaatatatttagaaaattcaaCAGTTAAAAAGATAAGGTCGTGTGCTCGATATtatgctagactgatttgaaaaagtttGACATCACACAAGTTTTCTTAACGGGATTCTATGGGAAAATcctaattttgataacatttacggaaatagaatttttttctaccatgcagattttaatgaaacttctaacagtcgtaaataaacacatggcctataatatggtgaaatagaATGTATAGGTCCACGAGCTAGTTTAtttagatatttgcccatgattgaGAGGTTCCGCATATTTCTAACTGAATATAAGATATTATTTTGGGAATTATTCAACGTGTCAGATATGTAAGTatcattttataacagtttttactgttttaatatATTCACATACCGGTTGCCATTTCATATattgattttcattttcgtaagccgaatccaggctttattatATGTTAGCCGGTGAATGTTACGTTTCGCCATTACATCCGGATTATCAggcatgcagaactaccttaattatctcaaagatttCAAATCTGACAATGGTTGCATTagacaaacaaaaaaattataatttatttgtctcaaatgtaaagaaaacaccTTTCGTGTATTGATATattgtttacaaaacattttagttCCGTCAATTattgttataatattataattataatttatatttatattattataattatgactACTACTATTATGTCAAAATGATATATGTACctaatataaattttgaattttaatgagCTTCCTTATGCGTGGAATGTAACAGATCACTTATAGATCATATGTGTATCTTATAATGTACGTGATGACATTAGCTTTTTCGGTAGTCCAAGAACGATCCTAATTTCATCATAATTTCTTATCTCTTGGTATTTGGAATTTTAGTTTGTGTTAGGATTATCTCTCAGACTGGCATAAGTACAAAATGGTATATAAGATATgaagttatttgtttttaaacatttaaccTTTTTAGTTTTTCTTGGTTCAAATTAGGTACGaacatttctttttgtattttatgctttCTTTATCTAGAAATTCTTAAGATCAAACttattatgatatttattttctactttttaaagtttcctTATGCCCATATTTCTTACTGAGGAAAGAACAATTATACTGCGCAGTATCTATGTAAACACGAATTCGTATTGCtgtatgtataaacagtattTTTGTTCGATAGAAAAAGTACAGtctttaaatgaaatgagccgtgccatgagaaaaccaacatagtggctttgcgaccagcatggatccagaccagtctgcgcatccgcgcagtctggtcaggatccatgctgttcgccaacagtttctctaattgcaataggctttgaaagcaaacagcatggatcctgaccagactgcgcggatgggcaggctggtctggaaccatgctggtcgcaaagccaatatgttggttttcccatggcacggctcaaatgtgtaaCTAACCACGGTGAGTTAGTACCGTTAAGACATTGGCAATTTCTAAAACTGTTACTATATGATAATTGATTTGAATATAGttgtatatttacatttagtttttgtaattattgtatgtattttatttaaccTGGCAGGGcagagttaatctctgacttatgcaaagaatggtaatctaaaaaaaaaaaaataaataaaaaaataaaccgaACAAGATACGTATCAACGATACATTGGTTACtgtgtaaggtagatggccacctaatatactacatatcctgtaGACGTCGCGAAACTGTGcgccgccaggtcgattaaacgCACAATAGCTaacttaaatacatttgatgagcaTTTTCGACTTTCAAAGTTAATGTCCACAGATAAAATGTTTCGATCAAGGAAGTGCATAGTATATTTAAGTGTCAAATGAATACTTTCATTTCTTTGCattacttgatatttttaaaGCGGAAATTTCTTAACATTAAATGTATGGATTTTTCTAAGTGTTCATTTGAAGCATGATCTATTTCGCATCAATCGTTATTCCATTACAAACTATCATATCATATTGTTATATCTATGGTACTCTCCTATCATCGCCGTCATACCATCCTGTTATTTCTGTATTACTGTACTATCATAGCTATAATATAATCCTGCTATCTCTAATTGTATTGACCTATCATCGCCATCCTGTCATCCCGTTATCTGTATAGTATTATACTGTATTAGCTATTATAGCACAATCCTGCTATCTCTGGCCGCTTTGTCCAATCATCGCCATCCTACC comes from the Mercenaria mercenaria strain notata chromosome 9, MADL_Memer_1, whole genome shotgun sequence genome and includes:
- the LOC123547110 gene encoding fibropellin-1-like, which encodes MAYSKVFVILLVSVWTSSESGHGLETDECQSSPCQNGGSCIDGVGKYTCQCPQRNVSVTSGTTRTFLTGFSGTHCENDIDECKVQPSICLNVAECENTMGSYNCKCGRDDTTFYTGTNCEKSTTYCDIHPELVNDPPACKNNGTCQALHMDYRCDCAPAFTGRRCRVNIDECESNPCHNSSTCVDGSGGYECVCIPGRSGINCDIDTDECASNPCLSGGVCTDYFNRFECNCTDTGFTGMMCDISIDDCASNACAYNSSCVDGINGYTCACIPGRTGIHCDIDIDDCDSEPCLNGGLCIDHMDRFVCNCTGTGFTGVTCDVNTDDCEYPPCINGAMFNMTFLADFVFVLLNLLYIQEVK